A genome region from Anastrepha ludens isolate Willacy chromosome 3, idAnaLude1.1, whole genome shotgun sequence includes the following:
- the LOC128857259 gene encoding tether containing UBX domain for GLUT4, which yields MEGKVTVLTPNNRRQNVKVTPNTTILQILEEVCQKHDLDSNEYCLKHHNKEVGLTQMFRFSGLPNNCLLEMSHTERRRTESNVSICVQLEDGSRAQGQFKPNNSLWHVIEQLGAEAIESYTSPVAIYMRQDIIGKERMQETTLKSLGIIEGRAMIRVINKTAEDLKSQANVYIPPTVKVDANKAATTVAPQNSTVKQSGGGGGGFAITKDLVQSLKKSNSEINEKSDIKEEITPVDAVSMDNETQKPKYDWGSGTGYSIQDSFHAQNTAKNLSDVADQEQDEMDIEPEVHIIGERNAVLYSLDDTQTQAEELPDSFFDLTVEDLRLVLRDLKKVSKGDENSPLLTEQLRKLEEQKTMLNKIGQYKNCVLRIQFPDRFVLQGIFKPIDKISDVVDFVRKFLHDEKANFYLFTIPPKYILPLDQSLLELNFVPTAVLHFVFQDKEENANVANKSVEPIYLKSELKDKLTTVEGAFYAANKMRISNARVSKSSANDGSDSLLREQNEQRSADTSMGAIPKKQKNSNLNSMI from the exons ATGGAAGGAAAAGTTACCGTCCTTACTCCGAATAATAGGAGGCAAAATGTTAAGGTTACACCTAATACGACTATACTACAG ATTTTAGAAGAGGTTTGCCAGAAACACGATTTAGACAGCAATGAATACTGTCTAAAGCATCACAACAAAGAAGTCGGCCTCACTCAAATGTTTCGCTTTAGCGGGCTTCCTAACAATTGCTTATTGGAAATGTCACATACCGAACGCAGACGGACCGAGTCAAACGTTAGCATTTGTGTGCAACTGGAAGATGGATCGCGTGCTCAAGGCCAGTTTAAGCCCAACAATAGCCTTTGGCATGTGATAGAACAGCTCGGTGCTGAAGCAATAGAGAGTTATACAAGCCCCGTAGCGATTTATATGCGGCAAGATATTATCGGTAAAGAGCGTATGCAGGAGACGACGCTTAAGTCATTAGGCATTATCGAAGGCCGGGCGATGATTCGAGTCATAAATAAAACAGCGGAAGATTTGAAGTC gcAAGCTAATGTTTACATACCACCAACAGTCAAAGTTGATGCAAATAAAGCAGCAACCACGGTGGCTCCACAAAATAGTACAGTCAAACAAAGCGGAGGTGGAGGTGGGGGATTTGCAATAACGAAAGATTTAGTACAGTCACTTAAGAAATCAAATAGCGAGATTAATGAGAAAAGTGATATTAAGGAGGAGATCACACCCGTCGATGCGGTTTCCATGGACAATGAAACTCAAAAACCCAAGTACGATTGGGGTTCGGGCACCGGTTATTCTATACAAGATTCGTTCCATGCGCAGAATACTGCCAAAAATCTCAGTGATGTAGCAGACCAAGAACAAGACGAAATGGATATAGAGCCGGAAGTGCACATT attGGCGAACGAAATGCTGTGCTATATTCTCTGGATGATACACAAACTCAGGCTGAAGAGTTACCTGATTCATTCTTCGATTTAACAGTTGAAGACCTTAGATTGGTATTACGcgatttaaaaaaggtgtcaaaAGGTGATGAAAACTCACCGCTACTCACAGAACAATTGCGTAAACTGGAAGAGCAAAAAACTatgttgaacaaaattgggcAATATAAGAATTGCGTGTTACGAATTCAATTTCCAGATCGATTTGTACTTCAAGGTATTTTTAAGCCCATCGATAAAATATCCGATGTTGTGGATTTTGTGCGGAAGTTCTTGCACGATGAAAAAGCAAATTTCTATTTGT TTACTATACCTCCGAAATACATTTTGCCTTTGGATCAATCGCTGTTGGAATTGAATTTTGTGCCTACTGCAGTGCTGCACTTCGTCTTCCAAGATAAGGAGGAAAATGCTAATGTGGCGAATAAATCGGTTGAACCGATCTATTTGAAGTCAGAGCTGAAGGATAAGCTCACAACTGTAGAAGGCGCATTTTATGCAGCAAATAAAATGCG TATCTCGAATGCTAGAGTCTCAAAATCAAGTGCAAATGACGGTAGCGATTCCTTACTGCGTGAGCAAAACGAGCAAAGAAGTGCCGACACATCGATGGGTGCCATaccgaaaaaacagaaaaatagtaATCTTAACAGTATGATttga
- the LOC128856323 gene encoding protein-L-isoaspartate(D-aspartate) O-methyltransferase codes for MAWRSVGADNADLIRKMRDYGIIASDSVAQAMTKTDRRHYSPRNPYMDAPQTIGYGVTISAPHMHAFALEYLRDQLRPGAHVLDVGSGSGYLTACFLRYIEEKGDDVNTRVIGIEHQPELVAQSFQNLNSDDPKMLDSGKLIIVEGDGRKGVPEHAPYDAIHVGAAAAITPKALLEQLANGGRLIVPVGPEGGEQYMTQYDKDSEGKVKETRLMGVMYVPLTDLHRS; via the exons ATGGCGTGGCGCTCAGTTGGTGCTGACAATGCGGACCTAATAAGGAAGATGAGAG ATTACGGAATTATAGCTTCTGATAGTGTGGCTCAAGCAATGACCAAGACGGATCGAAGGCATTACTCTCCTCGAAATCCTTACATGGACGCACCACAGACAATCGGTTATGGCGTCACAATATCTGCTCCACATATG CATGCTTTCGCCCTGGAATATCTGCGCGATCAATTACGTCCTGGTGCTCATGTCCTTGATGTTGGTAGTGGCTCTGGTTATTTAACAGCTTGCTTTTTGCGATATATCGAAGAAAAAGGAGACGACGTTAATACACGAGTTATTGGTATTGAGCATCAGCCAGAACTTGTTGCACAAAGTTTTCAAAATCTTAATTCTGATGACCCAAAGATGCTAGATTCGGGGAAGCTAATTATTGTTG AGGGCGATGGGCGAAAGGGTGTCCCAGAGCATGCTCCGTATGATGCTATTCATGTGGGCGCTGCTGCAGCTATAACACCCAAAGCTCTTTTAGAGCAGTTGGCAAATGGAGGACGGTTAATTGTTCCTGTTGGTCCGGAAGGGGGCGAGCAATACATGACACAATATGACAAAGATAGTGAAGGGAAAGTAAAGGAAACTAGACTGATGGGTGTCATGTACGTGCCGCTTACTGACTTGCATCGGTCTTGA